In Microvenator marinus, one genomic interval encodes:
- a CDS encoding 3-dehydroquinate synthase family protein, whose product MTQFLESNVEYIESLEQVNLPEDAVVIADRNLPTWLLDHFEDPILVAGGESLKTLGSIEALALEILERRSTRPLTIVAVGGGSVGDAVGFLASTLWRGVKLWHIPTTLLAMVDSAHGGKTAMNLGEYKNQLGTFYAAQNVVISQEILSALPHEQREEGLAEMLKAMWLDGPESLGQWRSLGTETLASAPFEEIAEDFLNLLKTAISLKHRVVRSDPFETKSIRTLLNLGHTMAHALELSAGLSHGHAVAWGLAVAVDMSHVHHGLVREQAEELLKDVYPLLVPFHEALIPEHEELLSLLRRDKKRKDGVLKGVFLSAAGAGFVESSRAEDWIESFKRVYEWTHSPALLEFHPERAPSSPVEIKPPSSKSVLNRLLILADLNPKIEATQISEATDVVLMKRGLSSLKSGRMVEVADGGTTFRFLAVRAAALPGRHHFHLGQRLAERPHDDLFRALRNAGAKVEPAGREVIIEGWPEFPSQISVSAKHSSQYASAFALLAGGGHEFTLTIEDELVSESYFELTLELLEEIGTQYKREGSRLHFSGLNPGTHKVNAAMDESSAATWRALSWLGLPAICNAVEDRTQPDHILKEYLDSTLHEVDIRKSPDLMPVLATAYVVAGQKVKVHGGPTLKLKESDRLEGLKDLLVVLGSETRVEGESLVTAPAPRHSKPLDWDTNHDHRLAFAAAVAALNGPMRVLGPHVVEKSYPRFWQDLRRLGFKLQPTTFPLDG is encoded by the coding sequence ATGACACAGTTTCTAGAATCAAATGTTGAGTACATAGAATCACTTGAGCAGGTGAATCTTCCCGAAGACGCCGTGGTCATCGCGGACCGAAATCTGCCGACCTGGCTCTTGGACCACTTCGAGGACCCTATCCTCGTAGCCGGTGGTGAATCCCTAAAAACGCTCGGTTCCATCGAAGCCCTTGCGCTTGAGATTCTGGAAAGGCGCTCAACTCGCCCGCTCACCATTGTGGCCGTTGGAGGCGGAAGCGTGGGAGACGCAGTGGGATTCCTGGCGAGCACGCTCTGGAGAGGGGTGAAACTCTGGCATATCCCCACCACACTCCTCGCTATGGTCGACTCTGCACACGGCGGAAAGACCGCTATGAACCTCGGGGAGTACAAGAATCAGTTGGGAACCTTCTACGCGGCACAGAATGTTGTGATCTCTCAAGAGATACTGAGCGCGCTGCCCCACGAACAGCGAGAGGAAGGACTCGCCGAGATGCTAAAGGCGATGTGGCTCGACGGACCCGAGAGCCTTGGGCAATGGAGGAGTCTCGGTACCGAAACTCTAGCCTCAGCGCCCTTCGAAGAGATTGCTGAGGATTTCCTGAATCTTCTAAAGACGGCTATTTCACTCAAACACAGAGTGGTAAGAAGTGACCCGTTCGAAACCAAATCCATACGCACACTCTTAAATCTTGGGCACACCATGGCCCACGCCCTTGAGTTGAGCGCCGGACTAAGTCATGGCCACGCGGTCGCCTGGGGCCTCGCGGTCGCAGTAGATATGTCGCACGTCCATCATGGGTTGGTACGCGAGCAAGCCGAAGAGCTCCTCAAAGACGTGTATCCGCTGCTAGTGCCGTTTCATGAAGCCCTGATTCCTGAACATGAGGAACTACTCTCGCTTCTGAGACGCGACAAGAAGCGCAAAGACGGCGTGCTAAAGGGCGTTTTTCTAAGCGCCGCGGGCGCGGGATTCGTGGAGAGTTCACGCGCTGAAGATTGGATTGAGAGCTTTAAGAGAGTCTATGAATGGACGCATAGCCCGGCCCTGCTTGAATTTCATCCGGAGCGTGCGCCCAGCTCGCCGGTCGAGATCAAACCTCCTTCGTCAAAGTCTGTTCTCAATCGTCTCTTGATTCTGGCCGATCTCAATCCAAAGATTGAGGCGACACAGATTTCCGAAGCTACCGACGTTGTCTTGATGAAGAGAGGGCTTTCGTCACTGAAGTCTGGCCGAATGGTGGAGGTCGCAGACGGCGGTACGACCTTCCGGTTCCTTGCGGTACGTGCAGCGGCGCTACCCGGTCGGCATCACTTCCATCTTGGTCAAAGGTTGGCCGAACGCCCACACGACGACCTCTTTAGAGCCTTAAGAAACGCTGGTGCAAAGGTAGAACCGGCGGGACGTGAAGTCATAATCGAGGGGTGGCCCGAGTTCCCCTCTCAGATTTCAGTTAGCGCAAAACACTCCTCTCAATACGCGAGCGCATTTGCGCTGCTCGCCGGTGGTGGCCATGAGTTCACCCTGACGATTGAGGATGAGCTCGTGTCCGAGTCCTATTTTGAGCTCACGCTCGAGTTGCTTGAAGAAATCGGCACGCAATACAAGAGAGAGGGCAGTAGACTTCACTTTTCAGGGCTGAATCCAGGCACTCACAAGGTTAATGCCGCGATGGACGAGAGTTCAGCCGCAACTTGGCGTGCCTTGTCGTGGCTCGGATTGCCGGCGATTTGTAATGCCGTAGAAGATCGCACGCAGCCCGATCACATCCTTAAAGAGTATCTCGACTCCACACTCCATGAGGTAGACATTCGAAAATCCCCGGACCTTATGCCGGTGCTGGCCACGGCCTACGTGGTGGCGGGTCAAAAAGTGAAGGTTCATGGAGGTCCAACTCTTAAACTAAAGGAATCTGACAGGCTTGAGGGTCTCAAGGACTTGCTCGTCGTGCTCGGCTCCGAAACTAGAGTGGAAGGTGAATCGCTGGTGACAGCGCCTGCCCCTAGACACTCGAAACCTTTAGACTGGGACACTAACCACGACCATCGCCTGGCCTTCGCCGCAGCGGTAGCGGCGCTAAACGGCCCCATGCGGGTCCTCGGCCCTCACGTTGTTGAAAAGTCCTATCCAAGATTTTGGCAAGACCTGAGGAGATTGGGGTTCAAACTCCAACCTACGACCTTCCCACTTGATGGATGA
- a CDS encoding serine/threonine protein kinase translates to MSENFSIPTPGDVIAGKYRVMEELGRGAYGVVFRAEQIGLGRSVALKTLLPAAFLQLDIVQRFHREAQLISTLDHENIIKLYDYGMDESLLYMAVEYVEGRTLGDLIKEEAPLEAEKVHEIMGQLLSALDYAHEHGIVHRDLKPDNILLLKSRPEEGVAEEVVKVLDFGIAKLVRGDQENNNALKTLTQDGTVLGTPHYMSPENIVGDSVDHKTDLYAVGIILYEMLTGTHPFEAQSPSAVMVRHLKDDAPHLPEPWTHSAFDHAVQRCLEKQPFDRVETAGEVLKLLKSEPPKKVQRAKSTDSQIYDRTTQETAEKKQRLLLAVLAILGILLVSIGWKLWTVQSSIRAEEEVVVAPPQVVEEQPEVAPEPPEADQGLTKISELENPDAGTETPGFEFEDVEPTQPTEPTEPEDVAVETKTPPKPREKTERDPKVAEKAETVKISLMTNPSNASVTFDGVPVGNSPVERQVPKSDDEITVRISLLGYKNEVVKIAPQADVSREIKLQFDRIKMFD, encoded by the coding sequence ATGTCCGAGAATTTTTCAATACCCACACCGGGTGACGTCATTGCCGGCAAATACCGGGTGATGGAGGAGCTTGGAAGGGGGGCCTACGGGGTTGTGTTTCGGGCTGAGCAGATCGGGCTTGGACGAAGTGTAGCCTTGAAGACCTTGTTGCCGGCGGCCTTCTTGCAGCTCGATATCGTGCAGCGGTTTCATCGCGAAGCCCAACTGATATCCACGCTCGACCACGAAAACATCATCAAGCTCTACGATTATGGGATGGATGAGAGTTTGCTCTACATGGCTGTGGAGTACGTGGAAGGAAGAACACTCGGCGATCTCATCAAGGAAGAGGCTCCGCTCGAGGCGGAAAAAGTCCATGAAATCATGGGCCAGTTGCTCAGCGCCTTAGATTACGCGCATGAACACGGCATTGTTCACCGTGACCTCAAACCCGACAACATCCTCCTCCTGAAGTCTCGTCCTGAAGAAGGGGTGGCAGAGGAGGTCGTAAAGGTTTTGGACTTTGGGATCGCCAAGTTGGTGCGCGGGGACCAGGAGAACAACAACGCTCTCAAGACCCTGACACAAGACGGAACCGTGCTCGGCACACCGCACTATATGTCCCCTGAGAATATCGTCGGGGACTCGGTGGATCATAAAACCGATCTCTATGCCGTCGGCATCATTCTTTACGAAATGCTGACGGGAACGCACCCGTTTGAGGCTCAGTCGCCATCCGCCGTGATGGTTCGCCACCTCAAAGACGATGCCCCGCATCTTCCGGAGCCATGGACACACTCGGCATTTGACCATGCCGTGCAGCGTTGTTTGGAGAAACAACCCTTTGACCGCGTAGAAACAGCCGGTGAGGTCCTAAAGCTTCTCAAGTCTGAACCTCCCAAGAAGGTTCAACGTGCGAAGTCTACGGATTCCCAGATCTACGACCGAACTACGCAAGAAACCGCTGAAAAGAAGCAGCGACTGCTCTTGGCGGTGTTGGCGATTTTGGGAATTCTTTTGGTCTCTATCGGCTGGAAGTTGTGGACCGTGCAGTCTTCAATTCGCGCTGAAGAAGAGGTCGTGGTCGCACCACCGCAAGTGGTTGAAGAGCAGCCGGAGGTTGCGCCGGAGCCTCCAGAGGCCGACCAAGGCCTAACCAAGATCTCCGAGCTAGAGAATCCAGATGCTGGTACAGAGACGCCCGGATTCGAGTTTGAAGACGTTGAACCCACGCAGCCCACAGAACCCACCGAGCCTGAGGATGTGGCCGTCGAAACAAAGACTCCGCCAAAGCCTCGCGAAAAAACTGAGCGAGACCCCAAGGTTGCAGAGAAGGCGGAGACGGTAAAGATTTCGCTGATGACGAACCCTTCCAACGCCTCTGTCACCTTTGACGGCGTTCCGGTCGGGAACTCTCCCGTTGAGCGCCAAGTGCCCAAGTCAGACGATGAGATTACCGTGAGGATTTCTCTCTTGGGCTACAAGAATGAAGTCGTGAAAATCGCGCCACAGGCCGATGTTTCGCGCGAGATCAAACTTCAATTCGACCGCATCAAGATGTTTGATTAG
- a CDS encoding penicillin-insensitive murein endopeptidase has protein sequence MRLEKTGRLAVLATILFAASLFTQQGESQAQAQVGGMSPALQAAATMFIPLPNSTLFTPDLVQQVQQLHTKDRWRLPEAKAWKSVAEDPYVVTRRLDEMWHTVGPWESKYKLINKYRGRISRLQELNPDVDFDNLQEGQQILVWKRSEEGVSRSLGTANRGRLVNGEPLPPGETYKIQYPHRAFGTYYAVSETVRVLDEFGERFPDAHPLLVGDMSFRIGRKIAPHKSHQSGRDVDITLPRKTPPPDYRRFHHLRYKDIDLEQTFWLVKQFVDSGHVEYIFLDKRWQRRLRNYAEEQGAPQEWLDKVFEYRSSRPGLAMIRHERGHHRHIHVRYRCQETDRRCS, from the coding sequence ATGCGTTTAGAAAAAACTGGAAGGCTTGCTGTACTGGCCACCATTTTGTTCGCGGCCAGTCTATTTACCCAACAAGGGGAATCTCAAGCACAGGCTCAAGTCGGAGGAATGTCTCCGGCCCTACAAGCCGCCGCAACCATGTTCATTCCCCTGCCGAACAGCACACTTTTTACACCTGACCTGGTTCAGCAGGTCCAGCAACTTCACACCAAAGATCGTTGGAGACTTCCCGAGGCCAAAGCCTGGAAGTCAGTGGCGGAAGACCCCTATGTGGTGACTCGTCGGCTTGACGAGATGTGGCATACGGTCGGCCCGTGGGAGTCCAAGTACAAACTCATCAATAAGTACCGAGGCCGGATCTCCAGGCTGCAGGAACTCAATCCAGACGTCGATTTCGACAATCTTCAAGAGGGTCAGCAGATCTTGGTCTGGAAACGCAGCGAAGAAGGCGTCTCAAGAAGCTTGGGAACCGCCAACCGTGGGCGCTTGGTCAACGGGGAACCGCTTCCTCCTGGTGAGACCTACAAGATTCAGTATCCCCACAGGGCGTTTGGTACGTACTACGCAGTGTCCGAAACCGTTCGCGTTCTAGACGAATTTGGCGAGCGTTTTCCAGATGCACACCCACTTCTCGTTGGGGATATGAGTTTTAGAATCGGTCGCAAGATTGCCCCACACAAGTCTCACCAGTCCGGGCGCGACGTTGACATCACTCTACCGAGAAAGACCCCGCCACCCGACTACCGGCGTTTTCACCACCTTCGCTACAAGGATATCGACCTTGAGCAGACCTTTTGGCTGGTCAAGCAATTCGTAGATAGCGGGCATGTTGAGTACATTTTCCTCGACAAACGCTGGCAGCGTCGACTCCGAAACTACGCTGAAGAACAGGGTGCCCCTCAAGAGTGGTTGGACAAAGTCTTCGAATACCGCTCAAGCCGTCCGGGACTCGCCATGATTCGCCACGAACGCGGCCATCATCGCCACATTCACGTGCGCTATCGTTGTCAGGAAACTGACCGACGCTGTTCCTAA
- a CDS encoding tetratricopeptide repeat protein encodes MTVLPSLALAQSNAELRYQEAVRLFGEGRYRESLDAFNEAIELDPQSVFYCNRALVELKLQETAQAAASFRACRDTFEGDEAELASIEAQLKGVEMYEFHLRPRSITVARDIAAGPVQLQQPLEVSKGWDVGDTGFVFLGASAALFASALTLDLLSADLKEDFQTQSQGGIGTSEARYTELKTELETRQTVFFTLGALGAGAALVGGGLLIYHYANEPEPVVLPYFGPKGFGISGSF; translated from the coding sequence ATGACGGTTCTGCCGTCTCTTGCGCTGGCCCAATCAAATGCGGAACTGCGCTACCAGGAGGCCGTGAGACTATTCGGCGAGGGGCGCTATCGAGAGTCACTTGATGCCTTTAATGAGGCGATCGAGCTCGACCCGCAGAGCGTATTCTACTGCAACCGGGCGCTTGTTGAGCTCAAACTTCAAGAGACTGCACAAGCCGCAGCCAGTTTTCGAGCATGCCGCGACACCTTTGAAGGAGACGAAGCCGAGCTGGCCTCGATCGAAGCACAACTCAAAGGTGTGGAAATGTACGAGTTCCACCTTCGACCGCGGTCGATCACCGTGGCACGCGATATCGCAGCCGGTCCGGTGCAGCTGCAGCAGCCCCTGGAGGTATCTAAAGGTTGGGACGTCGGCGATACGGGATTCGTCTTCCTTGGAGCATCCGCTGCACTCTTCGCGAGTGCCCTGACTTTGGACTTGCTTAGCGCCGACCTCAAAGAAGACTTCCAGACCCAATCACAAGGCGGAATAGGCACTTCCGAAGCTCGCTACACGGAGCTCAAGACCGAACTCGAAACGAGACAGACCGTCTTCTTCACGCTCGGAGCTCTTGGCGCGGGCGCTGCGCTCGTCGGTGGTGGTCTCTTGATTTATCATTACGCGAACGAGCCAGAACCCGTAGTCCTGCCCTATTTTGGTCCTAAGGGATTTGGAATCAGCGGTAGTTTCTGA